A window of the Desulfobacula toluolica Tol2 genome harbors these coding sequences:
- a CDS encoding ParB/RepB/Spo0J family partition protein translates to MENNFINISELNIQDPFVSIFPVGNDTLESIRQDMDTNGFDPIFPIIVWEGKNVVVDGHTRFAAAKALGLEEVPVLFKAFENEDDAVLYSFHIQRNRRNMSDDDILRCLELLDTIHAVPKKQKNLDSPKPTRKETNEIRAKELGISPHKVDKARKVLEYGTDDIRESVNSGEKSINKAFQEVQEIRRESGEIKGKPINGLGSAAKYTQTLGKFLKELTRIREDGWHDVSQEKALADLEAIIELIES, encoded by the coding sequence ATGGAAAATAATTTTATAAATATTTCTGAACTCAATATCCAGGATCCTTTTGTTTCAATTTTTCCTGTCGGCAATGATACCCTTGAGTCGATCAGGCAGGATATGGATACAAACGGATTTGACCCTATTTTTCCCATCATTGTTTGGGAGGGAAAAAATGTTGTTGTGGACGGTCACACAAGGTTTGCTGCTGCCAAAGCACTTGGACTGGAAGAAGTTCCGGTTCTTTTTAAAGCTTTTGAAAATGAAGACGATGCTGTTCTTTACAGTTTTCATATCCAGCGAAACCGTAGGAATATGTCGGATGATGATATCTTAAGATGCCTTGAATTGCTTGATACGATCCATGCTGTCCCCAAAAAACAGAAAAATTTGGATTCTCCGAAACCGACCCGTAAAGAAACCAATGAAATTCGAGCAAAGGAGCTGGGCATAAGTCCTCATAAAGTTGACAAGGCCCGCAAGGTTCTGGAATATGGAACTGACGATATCAGGGAAAGTGTCAATTCAGGTGAAAAATCTATTAACAAGGCATTTCAGGAAGTCCAGGAAATTCGCCGTGAGAGTGGTGAGATAAAAGGAAAGCCTATCAACGGACTTGGAAGTGCAGCCAAATATACTCAGACCCTTGGGAAATTTTTAAAAGAATTAACAAGGATCAGAGAGGACGGTTGGCATGATGTATCGCAAGAAAAAGCCCTGGCTGATCTTGAGGCCATTATAGAACTGATCGAAAGCTGA
- the rsgA gene encoding ribosome small subunit-dependent GTPase A — translation MMIKKKHTNNIDATDILQPLLKMGWDSHFQVHLDNICNDNFFPARVVGVRKNSFLISQGTSERLVTVAGRLSHHKESPFPVTGDWVLVNDKVISAVLPRKNTLSRGATGTHGKQDSQSNKEQIIAANLDTVFIVCGLDRDFNIRRLERYLTLVYNCGLTPSIILTKADLHQNPEHYVREVGTVTFNVPVHFISAKDSTGLASLEPYLSQGQTIAMVGSSGAGKSTLVNRLAGKTIQATNLVSEHVGKGKHTTTSRSLIMMPQGGMVIDNPGIREIGFWDDGGGLNVAFPEIEELANTCRFHDCSHTHEPGCQVLHGLTIGTIRKERLDSYQKMKRELAYLSNRQTKSADRVEKERWKEVSLKIKAINNRKNDHV, via the coding sequence ATGATGATTAAAAAAAAGCATACAAATAATATAGACGCAACCGATATCCTCCAACCTCTTTTAAAAATGGGATGGGATTCCCATTTCCAGGTTCATTTGGACAACATTTGCAACGACAACTTTTTCCCGGCCAGAGTCGTCGGAGTACGGAAAAATAGTTTTCTCATTAGCCAGGGAACTTCAGAAAGACTCGTTACTGTTGCAGGAAGGTTAAGTCACCATAAAGAAAGCCCGTTTCCAGTTACAGGAGATTGGGTTCTCGTGAACGACAAAGTTATATCTGCAGTATTGCCAAGGAAAAATACCTTATCCAGAGGGGCAACCGGTACACATGGCAAGCAAGATTCTCAATCGAATAAAGAACAGATAATCGCTGCAAATCTTGATACTGTATTTATCGTTTGCGGTCTTGACAGGGATTTTAATATACGACGATTAGAACGGTATCTGACTCTGGTATATAATTGTGGTTTGACGCCTTCTATTATTTTAACCAAAGCAGATCTTCATCAAAATCCCGAGCATTATGTTCGAGAAGTAGGAACTGTGACCTTTAACGTTCCGGTTCACTTTATCTCGGCAAAGGATTCAACCGGATTGGCTTCATTAGAACCTTATCTTTCACAAGGCCAAACAATTGCCATGGTTGGATCTTCAGGAGCTGGCAAATCCACACTTGTGAATCGCCTTGCTGGAAAAACCATACAGGCCACCAATTTAGTAAGTGAACATGTGGGAAAAGGGAAACATACTACTACCAGTCGTAGCCTTATCATGATGCCTCAAGGCGGTATGGTGATTGACAATCCCGGTATTCGGGAAATAGGATTTTGGGATGATGGAGGTGGTTTGAATGTTGCTTTCCCAGAGATAGAAGAACTGGCGAATACATGTCGTTTTCACGATTGCAGTCATACGCATGAGCCTGGTTGTCAAGTGCTTCATGGCTTAACTATCGGCACAATCAGAAAAGAAAGGTTGGATAGCTACCAAAAAATGAAACGTGAATTGGCGTATTTATCTAACCGGCAAACAAAAAGTGCAGATCGAGTGGAAAAGGAAAGGTGGAAAGAGGTTTCTTTGAAAATAAAAGCGATAAATAACAGGAAAAATGATCATGTATAA
- a CDS encoding protein phosphatase 2C domain-containing protein gives MKIEHILEKGSGRLNEDAVVLEKNLYGVFDGASSLDNDLFEGDKTGGLIASSTASHIFSKNHFPLLKLGCQANQAILSKMMAQQVDLNRRHSLWSTSAAVVRLHKNTLEWLQTGDSYIIVIYTDDSYKVLVEQEDHDYETLMMLKRIKSCQALEFKLQVKKIRANMNKTYGVLNGEPDALDFVNSGSLPLNHVKTILLFTDGLQLPSSTPEKKRCFDRFVTLYQKLGLTGLKNHIRKVESLDPEIQHYPRFKCHDDIAAIAIHP, from the coding sequence ATGAAAATAGAACATATACTGGAAAAGGGATCAGGCAGGTTAAACGAAGATGCCGTTGTCCTTGAAAAAAATCTTTATGGTGTTTTTGACGGAGCCTCAAGCCTTGATAATGACTTGTTTGAGGGCGACAAAACAGGTGGCCTGATTGCATCTTCCACAGCCAGCCATATATTTTCTAAAAATCATTTTCCCCTTTTAAAACTGGGTTGTCAGGCAAATCAGGCCATTTTATCCAAGATGATGGCCCAGCAAGTGGACTTAAACCGGCGCCATAGTTTGTGGAGTACCAGCGCCGCAGTTGTAAGGCTGCACAAAAACACCCTTGAATGGCTGCAAACCGGGGATTCTTATATTATTGTTATTTACACCGATGATTCCTACAAAGTCCTGGTGGAACAAGAAGATCATGATTATGAAACCCTCATGATGCTCAAAAGAATCAAGTCCTGCCAAGCTCTGGAATTTAAGCTTCAGGTTAAAAAAATCAGAGCAAACATGAACAAAACCTATGGCGTCCTCAATGGCGAACCTGATGCCCTTGATTTTGTCAACAGCGGATCTCTTCCCCTAAATCATGTCAAAACAATTCTTTTGTTCACCGACGGATTACAGCTTCCCTCATCAACCCCTGAAAAAAAACGGTGTTTTGACCGGTTTGTAACGCTTTATCAAAAACTTGGCCTGACCGGGCTTAAAAATCATATAAGAAAAGTCGAGTCCCTGGACCCGGAAATTCAACACTATCCCAGGTTCAAATGCCATGACGATATTGCCGCCATTGCCATACATCCATAA
- a CDS encoding GNAT family N-acetyltransferase yields MNWKQKIVDPDAVMKKIKPGMRIFLGTGISEPQTLVKQLMRSDYHNLADLELIQLVNFSDAISLKTLDDHKYRFKTFSSGNMVNKAISQGLIDLIPTRFNRLQRLFDSGRILVDAAFIQITPPDNSGNASLGVSLDVARSAMKQASFVAGEINPKIPRTFGNTFVNVCEFDLLVHSNQDPVYFQQWETSQPFDRIAENIASLIQDKSCIAFSIGPLFESLGRKLAAKHHLGVHSPVFTDALMYLIKSGAVTNLYKTVFQGKSIASYAFGTPELLAWLDRNHFVEFQEIQTVFDPVNIGKNSRFIAVIPARKADLTGRIALHHGKGNVISGPMELMDTFLGAQISKGGRIIFALPSRNLQNHSNIMVSIERYHNQLGFEESIDMIVTEYGTAMLNGLSIRERALALIEIAHPDDRPDLFLQAKQKKILYPDQIFSKDSSRLYPHEISDQQTFKHDVTIRFRPIKPSDEEQMRRLFYRFSDESIYYRYFHSIATMPHAKMQEYVNIDWKNNMSIVGLAGEIGHGILIAEARYLKEGHSKTAEVAIIVDEHYNSLGIATHMVNLLKKIGQERGIEAFTAEVLFSNRKIMKVFKKAFPHLKSILEEGVYRVVMPFNPDGGQTSP; encoded by the coding sequence ATGAATTGGAAACAAAAGATTGTTGATCCTGATGCTGTAATGAAAAAAATCAAGCCGGGAATGCGTATTTTTCTGGGAACGGGCATTTCCGAACCCCAAACCCTTGTAAAACAGCTTATGCGTTCAGATTACCACAACCTGGCGGACCTTGAATTGATCCAGCTGGTGAATTTCAGTGATGCCATTTCCCTTAAAACCCTTGATGACCACAAGTACCGTTTTAAAACCTTTAGTTCCGGCAACATGGTGAACAAGGCCATCAGCCAGGGGCTGATTGATCTGATACCCACACGGTTCAACCGGCTGCAACGCCTCTTTGACTCAGGGCGAATCCTGGTTGATGCAGCATTCATCCAGATAACTCCGCCGGATAACTCCGGGAATGCCAGCCTGGGCGTTTCCCTGGATGTGGCGCGGTCCGCCATGAAACAGGCATCTTTTGTTGCAGGAGAAATAAACCCTAAAATTCCCAGGACTTTTGGCAACACATTTGTAAATGTGTGTGAGTTTGATCTGCTGGTCCATTCAAACCAAGACCCGGTTTATTTTCAACAATGGGAAACCAGCCAGCCATTTGACCGGATTGCCGAAAACATTGCCTCTTTGATCCAGGATAAAAGCTGTATTGCCTTTTCCATCGGCCCCCTGTTTGAATCCCTTGGCCGCAAGCTTGCCGCCAAGCACCATCTAGGAGTTCATTCCCCGGTGTTTACCGATGCCTTAATGTACCTGATCAAAAGCGGTGCCGTGACCAATCTGTATAAAACCGTTTTCCAGGGAAAATCCATTGCATCCTATGCGTTTGGAACTCCGGAACTGCTGGCCTGGCTGGACCGGAACCATTTTGTGGAATTTCAGGAAATACAAACCGTGTTTGATCCTGTCAATATTGGAAAAAATTCACGTTTTATAGCCGTTATCCCGGCACGCAAGGCGGATTTGACCGGCCGCATTGCCCTGCACCATGGAAAAGGAAATGTGATCTCCGGCCCCATGGAACTGATGGACACTTTTTTAGGTGCCCAGATTTCCAAGGGCGGGCGTATCATATTTGCCCTTCCTTCCAGGAATCTTCAAAACCATTCCAATATAATGGTCTCCATTGAACGGTATCATAACCAGCTGGGATTTGAAGAGTCCATTGACATGATCGTAACAGAGTACGGCACAGCCATGTTGAACGGGCTTTCCATCCGGGAACGGGCACTGGCCCTCATAGAAATCGCCCACCCGGACGACCGCCCGGACCTGTTTTTACAGGCAAAACAAAAAAAAATTCTCTACCCGGACCAGATATTTTCAAAAGACAGCTCCCGCCTTTATCCCCATGAAATCAGTGACCAGCAGACTTTTAAACACGATGTAACGATCAGGTTCCGGCCCATAAAGCCTTCGGATGAGGAACAAATGCGACGGCTTTTTTACCGGTTTTCCGACGAATCCATTTATTACAGGTACTTCCATTCCATTGCCACAATGCCCCATGCAAAAATGCAGGAATATGTCAATATTGACTGGAAAAACAACATGTCTATCGTGGGGCTGGCAGGGGAAATCGGACATGGGATTTTAATTGCCGAGGCCAGGTATTTAAAAGAAGGCCACAGCAAAACTGCTGAAGTCGCCATCATTGTTGATGAACACTATAACAGCCTCGGCATTGCCACCCATATGGTGAACCTGTTGAAAAAAATCGGACAAGAGCGCGGAATTGAGGCGTTTACAGCCGAGGTATTATTTTCCAACCGCAAAATAATGAAGGTGTTTAAAAAAGCGTTCCCCCATCTTAAAAGCATATTGGAGGAGGGAGTTTACAGGGTTGTCATGCCCTTTAATCCTGACGGCGGACAGACTAGCCCATAA
- a CDS encoding GNAT family N-acetyltransferase, with protein MYKNSIRPEEEKDIKKKEALEIRKSIESDKLEIENIHTKAFGETKGPEIAELVKGLFHDKTALPILSLVAVEDEKLVGHILYTKVKITQTTESVSARILAPLAVLPDFQSKGIGVRLIREGLNLLKDSGVELVFVLGHPGYYPRVGFTPAGVIGYEAPYHIPKEYAGAWMVQELCPGVIGRIKGAVQCSNVLNQPEHWRE; from the coding sequence ATGTATAAAAATAGTATTCGCCCCGAAGAAGAAAAGGATATAAAAAAGAAAGAAGCATTGGAAATAAGAAAATCCATTGAATCAGACAAGCTTGAAATCGAAAACATTCATACAAAAGCATTTGGAGAAACAAAAGGGCCTGAAATCGCTGAACTCGTTAAGGGCCTATTTCATGATAAAACAGCACTTCCAATCCTTTCACTTGTAGCTGTTGAGGATGAAAAATTGGTAGGGCACATCCTCTATACAAAAGTAAAAATTACACAAACCACAGAGTCTGTCTCAGCCCGAATACTTGCACCATTGGCCGTTCTTCCGGACTTTCAAAGCAAGGGAATTGGCGTTCGACTTATTAGAGAAGGATTGAATCTGTTAAAAGATTCAGGTGTGGAATTGGTCTTTGTTTTAGGACATCCTGGATATTATCCACGTGTCGGCTTCACGCCAGCAGGAGTTATTGGCTATGAAGCTCCATATCACATACCTAAAGAATATGCAGGTGCCTGGATGGTGCAGGAATTATGTCCCGGAGTTATTGGAAGAATAAAAGGGGCAGTGCAATGTTCTAATGTACTTAATCAACCAGAACATTGGCGAGAGTAA
- a CDS encoding THUMP domain-containing class I SAM-dependent RNA methyltransferase, with amino-acid sequence MKPSSYEKRVKRRIIGRDHSFFVSCSPGLKQVCLNEMQGQISNLSSFPEDNISVIQGGIEFIGKLNSCVLLNLNLRSPSKILMRINSFKADSFKKLEKKINAIDWILYLPKNCHLKFNVTARKSRLYHSDAIAQRCEKIILDQIRSGSGFDGIPGKISTQTIYVRVEDDNFTVSLDSTGELLFKRGLKQKVTQAPLRENLAFAMLFWAGFSKEDILIDPMCGSGTFSLEAAMIKSCIPPGFFRSFAFENWPGFSPKAYSHIKKQAQENFTHCSAKQIFASDIDEMALTAMEQNISHSRLNPVIDVSKTDFFTILPSMISPEKKGVVMLNPPYGKRLGEKSDTRSFYREIGKKLAADFKGWRFGIILPSGEYKSSLGLKLELKPIYHGGLDIFAGIGII; translated from the coding sequence ATGAAACCATCTTCATATGAAAAAAGGGTAAAAAGAAGGATTATTGGCCGGGACCACTCTTTTTTTGTGTCTTGTTCTCCCGGATTAAAACAAGTTTGCCTCAATGAAATGCAAGGACAGATTTCAAATCTGTCCTCTTTCCCTGAAGATAACATAAGCGTCATCCAGGGTGGAATTGAATTTATAGGCAAACTAAATTCATGTGTACTGTTGAATCTTAATTTAAGAAGCCCTTCAAAAATCCTGATGCGAATCAACAGCTTTAAGGCAGACTCTTTTAAGAAACTTGAAAAAAAAATCAATGCCATTGACTGGATACTTTATCTGCCGAAAAATTGTCATCTCAAATTTAATGTTACAGCCAGAAAATCAAGATTGTATCATTCAGATGCCATTGCACAAAGATGTGAAAAAATAATCCTTGATCAGATCAGGTCAGGCAGCGGATTTGACGGGATACCCGGTAAAATATCAACTCAAACCATCTATGTCCGGGTTGAAGACGACAATTTTACCGTCTCCTTAGACAGCACAGGAGAGCTTTTATTTAAAAGAGGCCTTAAACAGAAAGTAACCCAGGCACCGCTGAGAGAAAACCTGGCTTTTGCCATGCTTTTCTGGGCCGGGTTTTCAAAAGAAGATATATTGATTGATCCAATGTGCGGGTCAGGCACATTCTCGCTTGAAGCCGCCATGATAAAATCCTGTATACCACCTGGCTTTTTCAGGTCTTTTGCCTTTGAAAACTGGCCTGGATTCAGCCCGAAAGCCTATTCTCATATAAAAAAGCAGGCGCAAGAAAATTTTACCCATTGTTCTGCAAAACAGATTTTTGCATCTGATATCGATGAGATGGCCTTGACTGCCATGGAACAAAACATTTCACATTCCAGGCTCAACCCTGTCATAGACGTATCAAAAACAGACTTTTTTACCATCCTGCCTTCTATGATATCACCTGAAAAAAAAGGAGTGGTAATGTTAAATCCGCCTTACGGAAAAAGACTTGGTGAAAAAAGCGATACCCGGTCTTTTTACCGTGAAATCGGAAAAAAACTGGCTGCAGACTTTAAAGGATGGCGCTTTGGGATCATTCTTCCGTCCGGAGAATACAAATCATCTCTTGGACTCAAGCTTGAGCTAAAACCCATTTATCACGGGGGACTCGATATTTTTGCCGGTATAGGTATTATTTGA
- a CDS encoding cupin domain-containing protein, protein MKKIFCAICLILLLSINVWAQDVNTVKVDLLAKTSSSWDGQLLPDYMTGKPEITILKITIPPNVTLPMHEHPVINAGVLLKGELTVKTEDKKILHLKAGDSIVEVVNKWHYGKNEGNEPAEIIVFYAGIQDKPITIKQTVGK, encoded by the coding sequence ATGAAAAAAATATTTTGTGCAATATGTCTGATATTATTGCTGTCAATCAATGTTTGGGCTCAAGATGTAAATACCGTCAAAGTTGATTTGTTAGCCAAAACAAGCTCAAGTTGGGATGGACAACTTCTGCCGGACTATATGACAGGTAAACCGGAAATAACGATTCTCAAAATTACAATCCCTCCAAATGTAACGCTGCCAATGCATGAACATCCGGTTATAAATGCGGGTGTATTACTAAAAGGAGAACTCACTGTTAAAACAGAAGACAAAAAGATACTACATTTGAAAGCGGGTGATTCAATCGTAGAAGTGGTCAACAAATGGCATTACGGGAAAAATGAAGGGAATGAACCGGCAGAAATCATAGTCTTTTATGCCGGTATACAGGATAAGCCGATCACTATAAAACAAACCGTTGGGAAATAA
- a CDS encoding GNAT family N-acetyltransferase — MKITILDSIEKILEFEDEWRELSSRTKTSLFLSFDFIQLVWTVFDSPSHTPLVIVIRENGQTVGIVPFRLSTEKEYGISLRVIRFISEWQGDKPDIITTIDPDRIRQEVYTYLHTDFRLWDKIVLAEQDSEASVIWNMLFSRRTYLTIILDDMLSYFISMEGTWDDYLKQLKQKVRSNYRNRTKRLEKLPGELKVLHFEDRHTLEKGLERFIAIENSGWKKDAKIGIGQNRKHIAFYAELLGRFSLRNQAGIYLLNSNSTDIAGLILLKYNDVIYESQITFNPNYSKYSPAIVLRADVLKTLFSSSNGSYDMMGMYQQHPKHKSDWATNTKRVVSIHIYKKTRLLLLPIIFAKYIKTTHPALWDLVKRLFSRR, encoded by the coding sequence TTGAAAATAACCATACTCGACTCCATAGAAAAAATATTAGAATTCGAAGATGAATGGCGGGAATTATCCAGTAGAACAAAGACATCTTTATTCTTATCATTTGATTTTATCCAATTGGTTTGGACTGTTTTTGATTCCCCCTCCCACACCCCACTGGTCATCGTGATCAGGGAAAATGGACAAACCGTTGGCATCGTGCCCTTCCGGCTATCGACTGAAAAGGAATACGGCATATCACTGCGAGTCATCCGATTCATATCAGAATGGCAAGGCGATAAGCCGGATATTATAACCACCATTGATCCAGATCGTATCAGGCAGGAGGTTTATACTTATCTGCACACTGATTTTCGTCTATGGGATAAAATTGTTTTGGCCGAGCAGGACTCGGAAGCGTCGGTCATCTGGAACATGTTGTTTTCAAGACGTACATATTTAACAATCATCCTGGATGATATGCTCTCCTATTTTATTTCAATGGAAGGGACTTGGGATGATTACCTGAAGCAATTGAAACAAAAGGTTAGAAGCAATTATCGAAATCGTACAAAAAGACTGGAAAAGCTCCCAGGTGAACTCAAAGTATTGCATTTTGAAGACAGGCATACTCTGGAAAAAGGGTTGGAGCGTTTCATAGCCATTGAAAATTCAGGATGGAAAAAAGATGCTAAAATAGGTATCGGGCAAAACAGAAAACATATTGCTTTTTATGCTGAATTATTGGGTCGGTTCAGCCTTCGAAATCAAGCCGGTATTTACCTGTTGAACAGCAACAGCACTGACATTGCCGGCCTTATCTTATTGAAATACAACGATGTTATTTATGAAAGTCAGATCACATTCAATCCTAACTATTCGAAATATTCACCTGCCATTGTTCTCAGGGCAGATGTCTTGAAAACATTATTTTCTTCATCCAATGGAAGTTACGATATGATGGGGATGTATCAACAACATCCAAAACATAAATCGGACTGGGCCACAAATACTAAACGAGTTGTCAGTATTCATATCTATAAAAAGACCAGGTTACTTCTGTTGCCCATAATTTTTGCAAAATATATCAAAACGACTCATCCGGCCCTTTGGGACTTGGTTAAACGACTGTTCTCCAGACGGTGA
- a CDS encoding class I SAM-dependent methyltransferase, translating to MIEENLTKIISDFIPGGLVETTILPQCDEISLCLLNPDYSKCELSVEQGLRLMKEPLFWVFCWASGQAMARYIIDNPRLIEGKRVLDFGCGSGVAAIAAAKTGAAKVWASDIDPCAVHATALNCQLNSVSVEVIEDWETCPEAPDIILASDVLYDEKNLPLLDQFIACAPEVLVADSRVKNFNVPFYRKIAELDSFTIPDLGEPAEFGHVNIYYADCSLT from the coding sequence ATGATAGAAGAAAATCTTACAAAAATAATTTCCGATTTTATACCGGGGGGACTGGTTGAAACCACGATTCTCCCCCAATGTGATGAAATATCCCTCTGTCTATTGAATCCGGATTATTCCAAGTGCGAATTGAGCGTGGAACAGGGTTTGCGTTTGATGAAGGAACCACTGTTTTGGGTGTTTTGTTGGGCAAGCGGCCAGGCTATGGCACGATACATAATAGATAATCCGCGGTTAATAGAAGGTAAGCGTGTTCTGGACTTTGGCTGTGGCTCCGGGGTGGCGGCGATTGCCGCTGCAAAAACGGGTGCTGCAAAAGTTTGGGCTTCTGATATAGATCCATGTGCAGTTCATGCGACTGCGCTTAACTGTCAATTGAATTCGGTTTCGGTTGAAGTCATTGAAGATTGGGAGACCTGTCCAGAAGCACCGGACATTATTTTAGCCTCAGATGTGTTGTATGACGAAAAAAATCTGCCTTTGCTCGATCAATTTATTGCATGTGCGCCTGAAGTTCTTGTTGCTGACTCCAGGGTTAAAAATTTTAACGTCCCTTTTTACCGAAAGATTGCAGAACTCGATAGTTTTACCATACCTGATTTGGGCGAGCCTGCTGAATTTGGACATGTGAATATATATTATGCCGATTGTTCCTTAACTTAA
- a CDS encoding 3-deoxy-7-phosphoheptulonate synthase, whose amino-acid sequence MKQTYDKNVTGYKHLISPDTIKKELPVKEDVAKIVLDGRRDVENILLKKDKRLLVIAGPCSIHDTDAALEYAEKMNQLREEVKDKINLIMRVYFEKPRTTVGWKGLINDPFLNESYDMDEGLRQARSLLIKINRMGLPTTTEILDPITPQYIAGLLSWVAIGARTTESQTHREMASGLSMPVGFKNSTDGSLDSAINAMVAARSPQHFLGVEPHGYTAIVSTRGNPFGHLVLRGGGHTNYDPISVGKALEKLKAKNLPDAVMIDCSHDNSGQKYTGQSFVFKSVLDQRIEGNSSIIGLMLESNLFEGNQKCNGDIKSLKYGVSITDECISWESTEGLIRCAHNRL is encoded by the coding sequence ATGAAACAGACCTATGACAAAAATGTAACCGGATACAAACATCTTATTTCGCCCGATACCATCAAAAAAGAACTTCCCGTCAAAGAAGATGTTGCCAAAATCGTTCTGGACGGACGCCGCGACGTTGAAAACATCTTACTGAAAAAAGACAAACGCCTCCTTGTAATTGCCGGACCCTGCTCCATTCACGACACGGACGCAGCTCTTGAATATGCCGAAAAAATGAATCAATTGAGAGAAGAAGTCAAAGATAAAATCAATCTGATCATGCGGGTATATTTTGAAAAACCAAGAACAACGGTTGGATGGAAAGGATTAATCAATGATCCCTTCCTGAATGAATCCTATGACATGGATGAAGGGCTGAGACAAGCCAGATCCCTGTTGATTAAAATCAACCGGATGGGACTTCCCACAACCACGGAAATTCTTGATCCCATCACCCCACAGTACATTGCCGGTCTTTTGTCCTGGGTTGCCATTGGTGCCAGGACAACAGAATCCCAGACCCACCGTGAAATGGCAAGCGGCCTGTCCATGCCGGTAGGATTCAAAAACAGCACGGACGGCAGCCTTGATTCCGCCATCAATGCCATGGTGGCGGCACGATCCCCCCAGCATTTCCTCGGAGTTGAACCACATGGATATACAGCCATAGTGTCAACCAGGGGAAATCCATTCGGCCACCTTGTTCTCAGGGGTGGAGGACACACGAATTATGATCCCATTTCCGTGGGTAAAGCCCTGGAAAAATTAAAAGCAAAAAATCTTCCTGATGCGGTCATGATTGACTGTTCCCATGATAACTCCGGACAAAAATACACGGGACAGTCTTTTGTATTTAAAAGTGTTCTGGATCAGCGCATTGAAGGAAACAGCAGCATAATAGGCTTAATGCTTGAAAGCAATCTCTTTGAAGGCAACCAGAAATGCAATGGAGATATAAAATCCCTTAAATACGGCGTTTCCATCACAGATGAATGCATCTCCTGGGAAAGCACAGAAGGACTGATCCGCTGCGCCCATAACAGATTGTAA
- a CDS encoding DUF3795 domain-containing protein — protein MDYFQMTAPCGLDCFNCHFYLAQEDQEARSTVERMSEEYNVPVEIMLCNGCRSHNGQIPLQKHIFGESHRCAAYECSQKNELNFCGDCESFPCDNLHPYADRSSELPHNMKVFNLCLINKMGLEKWAASKASKVRETYFTKPWTLA, from the coding sequence ATGGATTATTTTCAAATGACCGCTCCCTGCGGTCTTGACTGCTTCAATTGCCATTTCTATTTGGCCCAAGAAGATCAGGAAGCGAGAAGCACAGTTGAAAGAATGTCTGAGGAATACAACGTGCCTGTTGAAATAATGCTATGCAATGGGTGCCGTAGCCACAATGGGCAAATACCATTACAAAAGCATATTTTCGGTGAATCACATCGTTGTGCAGCCTATGAATGCTCCCAAAAAAATGAGTTAAATTTTTGCGGAGATTGTGAAAGTTTCCCATGTGACAACCTACACCCTTATGCCGACAGATCCAGTGAACTGCCTCATAATATGAAGGTATTCAATTTATGCTTAATCAATAAAATGGGTCTGGAAAAATGGGCTGCCTCCAAGGCATCTAAAGTACGCGAGACATACTTTACAAAACCATGGACATTAGCGTAA